From the Maioricimonas rarisocia genome, one window contains:
- a CDS encoding pilus assembly protein TadG-related protein codes for MKRYSLPLPVIGDESTGPRNRRGAFIVVAFFCLTACITFVAFSVDVGTISLTKTKMQNAVDAAALAAAMEITHAVENAGPEVGNLVEYSKSQAAQKAVEVAALNGVYVDPNEDVEFGKRSYNDSTGEFEVTWNESPSNVVRVIARRDDPDVTKPDGQLQLFFAGVTGDRTAKIRAEAVAYVEARDIVTVLDFSGSMTYDSQFRSETVDKLGIPAIETNLQQIYNDLQPVDVGDMIFTPKYLSLDSPPSDNPDDPTATVTFKYDETEITSDQPYSEVVLEFTNGKSQKFTGLNESGGTYSGSDSNSGKDIATVWVKYIVGEEVTVAGESGSGCRPTIEVTFAADTTSVYIESSKDLSNVVLEFEDGTQYKFDNLNQGKTGTFQGQGDNAGKTIETVWVKSGCNSSGDGPGYGERFDTPDSAATLIAYRFDDTNENVEAVFGLDTVAYPYPSGSWDDFIDYVRSDSDINRGSYREMYGGMTFVHYLLDKKRRHYQTPDLYKTRHYPFHAIKEGHTLFADFLEDLGFGDTLGLVSYDTYHRLEMVLNDTDMPYVDISAEPLTTDYDSVATIMQHKQAAHYYDTTNVGGGISRAISSIQSYGRPGARPTILLMTDGNANVTESYTVPSDWDWDELFDYDGDGAADYQLSGGESNYDAKMFALVKAKEAVDNDMTIHTLSVGAGADRDLMRAIAHMANGHWIDVPGGSTISAMEAEVLEAFNRIAAFVPPAKLLSGN; via the coding sequence GTTTATCGTCGTTGCCTTCTTCTGTCTGACGGCGTGCATCACCTTCGTTGCCTTCTCGGTCGACGTCGGCACGATTTCGCTGACAAAGACCAAGATGCAGAACGCTGTCGATGCGGCGGCGCTCGCGGCGGCGATGGAAATCACCCATGCCGTCGAGAATGCCGGACCGGAGGTGGGCAACCTCGTCGAGTACTCCAAGTCGCAGGCCGCCCAGAAGGCGGTCGAGGTGGCTGCCCTCAACGGCGTGTACGTCGATCCGAACGAGGATGTCGAGTTCGGCAAGCGATCCTACAACGACTCGACGGGCGAGTTTGAAGTCACCTGGAACGAGTCCCCTTCGAACGTCGTCCGCGTGATCGCCCGCCGCGACGATCCCGACGTGACGAAGCCGGACGGCCAGTTGCAGCTGTTCTTCGCCGGCGTGACCGGCGACCGGACGGCAAAGATCCGGGCCGAGGCAGTCGCCTACGTCGAAGCCCGCGACATCGTGACGGTGCTCGATTTCTCCGGCTCGATGACCTACGACAGCCAGTTTCGCAGCGAGACCGTCGACAAGCTGGGAATCCCGGCGATCGAGACCAACCTGCAGCAGATTTACAACGATCTGCAGCCGGTCGACGTGGGAGACATGATCTTCACACCGAAGTACCTGTCACTCGACAGCCCCCCTTCCGACAACCCGGATGATCCGACCGCGACCGTGACGTTCAAGTACGACGAAACGGAGATCACGTCCGACCAGCCGTACAGTGAAGTCGTCCTCGAGTTCACGAACGGAAAGTCGCAGAAGTTTACCGGTCTCAACGAGAGCGGCGGCACCTACTCCGGCAGCGACAGCAACAGTGGCAAAGACATTGCGACGGTGTGGGTCAAGTACATTGTCGGCGAAGAGGTGACCGTCGCGGGTGAAAGCGGAAGCGGTTGCCGTCCCACGATCGAGGTCACCTTCGCTGCGGACACGACGAGCGTTTACATCGAGTCCTCCAAGGACCTCTCCAACGTCGTTCTCGAATTCGAAGACGGAACGCAGTACAAGTTCGACAACCTCAACCAGGGGAAGACCGGCACCTTCCAGGGACAGGGGGACAATGCCGGCAAAACGATCGAAACCGTATGGGTCAAGTCGGGGTGCAACTCCAGTGGTGACGGGCCCGGTTACGGTGAGCGGTTCGACACTCCCGATTCGGCCGCGACGCTGATCGCCTACCGTTTCGATGATACGAACGAGAACGTCGAAGCAGTCTTCGGCCTGGACACGGTTGCCTATCCGTATCCGTCCGGCAGCTGGGATGACTTCATTGACTACGTCCGTTCTGACAGCGACATCAATCGGGGTAGTTACCGCGAGATGTACGGCGGGATGACGTTCGTCCACTATCTGCTCGACAAGAAACGGCGGCATTATCAGACGCCGGACCTGTACAAGACGCGGCATTACCCGTTCCATGCCATCAAGGAAGGGCACACGCTGTTCGCCGACTTCCTCGAGGACCTGGGATTCGGTGACACGCTGGGACTGGTCAGCTACGACACGTACCACCGGCTGGAGATGGTTCTGAACGACACCGACATGCCGTACGTCGATATCAGTGCCGAACCGCTGACCACGGATTACGACTCGGTTGCCACCATCATGCAGCACAAGCAGGCGGCCCATTACTACGACACGACGAATGTCGGCGGCGGCATCTCTCGCGCCATCTCGTCGATCCAGTCGTACGGACGGCCGGGCGCCCGCCCCACCATTCTGCTGATGACCGATGGTAATGCCAACGTGACGGAGAGCTACACAGTTCCTTCCGACTGGGACTGGGATGAACTGTTCGACTACGACGGCGACGGCGCTGCCGACTATCAGTTGTCCGGTGGCGAGAGCAACTACGACGCGAAGATGTTCGCACTCGTCAAGGCGAAAGAAGCGGTCGACAACGACATGACGATCCACACGCTCTCCGTGGGGGCCGGTGCTGACCGCGATCTGATGCGGGCCATCGCCCATATGGCCAACGGCCACTGGATCGATGTGCCGGGTGGTTCAACGATCTCTGCGATGGAAGCCGAAGTGCTCGAAGCCTTCAACCGGATTGCGGCCTTCGTGCCGCCTGCGAAGCTGCTCAGCGGCAACTGA